One genomic segment of Thalassospiraceae bacterium LMO-SO8 includes these proteins:
- a CDS encoding TVP38/TMEM64 family protein, with translation MSSDDNSHSAPPVEDHPVPKNGMAGDGPRDRKRTKILLTVLILVGLVAAYGALSWSGALDEMMNSETLRKHVENLGLFGPLGVVILMSLAIVLNPIPSAPIALAAGAAYGHFWGTVYVAIGAEIGALIAFGIARLVGYDVLRRWLGRGLSLGVFGSQNALMAVVFLSRLLPFISFDLVSYAAGLTPLKWWRFAVATLAGIIPASFLLAHFGGEMASLDSERVVEAVVALGALTGLPIAGKLIWDRVRKKAVRTEDNG, from the coding sequence ATGTCATCTGACGACAATTCACATTCGGCACCTCCGGTTGAGGATCATCCCGTTCCGAAAAACGGGATGGCGGGCGATGGTCCCCGTGACCGCAAGCGCACCAAAATTCTTCTTACCGTTCTTATTCTTGTCGGCCTTGTCGCGGCTTATGGTGCGCTCTCGTGGAGTGGCGCGCTCGACGAAATGATGAACAGTGAGACGCTTCGGAAGCATGTCGAAAACCTCGGTCTCTTCGGTCCTCTCGGCGTCGTCATTTTGATGTCCTTGGCGATTGTGTTGAATCCAATCCCAAGCGCGCCCATTGCGTTGGCCGCCGGAGCGGCCTATGGCCATTTCTGGGGAACGGTGTATGTAGCGATCGGTGCGGAGATAGGAGCTTTGATCGCGTTTGGCATTGCTCGCCTAGTTGGATACGACGTCTTGCGTCGTTGGTTGGGCCGCGGCCTATCATTGGGAGTTTTCGGCTCTCAGAATGCATTGATGGCTGTCGTCTTTCTAAGCCGCTTGTTGCCCTTCATCTCGTTTGACCTGGTTAGTTATGCGGCGGGCCTCACGCCCCTCAAATGGTGGCGGTTCGCGGTCGCGACACTGGCCGGGATCATTCCGGCAAGCTTCTTGCTCGCCCATTTCGGTGGGGAAATGGCATCTCTCGATAGTGAGCGGGTTGTAGAAGCGGTTGTCGCCCTTGGTGCCCTCACAGGCCTTCCGATCGCGGGAAAACTGATTTGGGACCGTGTTCGGAAGAAGGCCGTTCGAACAGAGGACAACGGATGA